A genomic segment from Candidatus Thermoplasmatota archaeon encodes:
- a CDS encoding trimethylamine methyltransferase family protein encodes MDAISFETIKDACLGGNFLGTRHTITRFRNEAISTIDRDAVLAGEPATGSPSDLIKIARREARNILSEPRSPVASPEEIEKMNAFIKKLDQAG; translated from the coding sequence TTGAAACAATCAAAGATGCCTGCCTCGGTGGCAACTTCTTGGGCACACGTCACACGATCACGAGGTTCAGAAACGAGGCAATTTCGACTATCGACCGTGATGCCGTGCTCGCGGGAGAACCCGCCACGGGTTCACCTAGTGACCTAATCAAGATAGCTCGTCGAGAAGCGCGCAACATCCTGAGCGAACCCAGGAGCCCAGTAGCATCTCCTGAAGAAATCGAGAAGATGAACGCGTTCATTAAGAAACTCGATCAGGCTGGATGA
- a CDS encoding ABC transporter substrate-binding protein, whose translation MFVVQGVFVSLDHLTGGDRKASISADEPTVLRVGMLQAASNLNPFNAYEDADYVVFGLIYDRLIMYDEDLKPQPLIATSWESDRWPEADDPATTVDEGANMLWRYNIVQGARWHDGEMLTTEDVAFSINVNLNESTWAFSPYINFRTAEFARAINDTTVEVYLKIPSVHVAGLVIPIVPLHIWGQYTAGEIQSGVVNEFPIGSGPFRFVQFEKDQFVVLERNSKYFLGPVAYDRIVFVFYGSDQVMAEALKNGDIDVAKFPPLTYDSLKSATGVFTAAVDRYYQSTLGFNCWTSGSSQGNPLLRDENIRRAMHMAIDKQYIIDTIWRGYADIGYALPAPVVPEFFWQPNQTEALNYDVARANQLLNASGYDKWDNNGVRLVNRSDNPYALLGSPLSFKFMIRNDNPEDLAAAPYIKEMWAEVGVKANIQPIDESAMETEVYYAAAHEAYIWYWSGDMDPTYILGVMTEDQYKGWNDPYWSNATYDRLYLEQMSQDGAQRVATVFEMERIWYESSGMIVLSYPYGLYAWTEQHFTGWGDPTTHPGRTIDIYFGAPALYMELKPVSGGGVGGISSSVLIGAGVAVAAIGAAVVAMVLMKKRKAGGAAEGAPQKEEKKTGLE comes from the coding sequence ATGTTTGTTGTGCAGGGCGTCTTTGTGTCTTTGGATCATTTGACTGGTGGCGACCGCAAAGCTTCAATCAGCGCCGATGAACCCACTGTTCTGAGGGTTGGGATGTTGCAGGCGGCATCCAATCTGAACCCGTTCAATGCGTACGAAGATGCGGACTACGTTGTGTTTGGCCTGATATACGACAGACTGATCATGTACGACGAGGATCTCAAACCGCAGCCATTGATCGCTACCAGTTGGGAATCTGACAGATGGCCAGAGGCAGATGACCCTGCCACAACCGTCGACGAGGGTGCCAACATGCTATGGCGCTACAACATAGTCCAGGGCGCGAGATGGCATGATGGCGAGATGCTAACGACTGAGGATGTGGCTTTCAGCATCAACGTCAACCTTAACGAGAGCACGTGGGCTTTCTCACCGTACATCAACTTCCGCACGGCGGAATTCGCGCGTGCAATCAATGACACCACCGTGGAGGTATACCTCAAGATACCCAGCGTCCATGTTGCCGGTTTGGTGATACCGATTGTCCCTTTGCATATCTGGGGGCAGTACACGGCTGGTGAGATTCAGAGCGGTGTGGTCAACGAATTCCCGATTGGGAGCGGACCATTCCGGTTCGTCCAGTTCGAAAAGGATCAGTTTGTTGTTCTCGAGAGGAATTCGAAGTACTTTCTAGGCCCTGTCGCCTATGATCGCATTGTGTTCGTGTTCTATGGGAGCGACCAGGTGATGGCCGAGGCGCTCAAGAATGGCGATATCGACGTTGCCAAGTTCCCTCCACTGACCTATGATTCCTTGAAGAGCGCAACTGGCGTCTTCACTGCTGCGGTTGACAGATACTACCAAAGCACCCTTGGGTTCAACTGCTGGACTAGCGGATCATCTCAAGGCAATCCTCTCCTTCGAGATGAGAACATCAGGCGTGCAATGCACATGGCGATAGACAAGCAATACATCATTGACACGATATGGCGGGGATATGCGGATATCGGATATGCTCTTCCAGCTCCCGTTGTGCCTGAGTTCTTCTGGCAACCCAACCAGACAGAGGCCCTTAATTACGACGTTGCTCGAGCGAACCAGTTGCTGAACGCATCCGGGTACGACAAATGGGACAATAATGGCGTTAGGCTAGTTAATAGGAGTGACAACCCCTACGCCCTGCTGGGCTCACCGCTGAGCTTCAAATTCATGATCAGGAACGACAATCCTGAGGACTTGGCTGCGGCGCCGTACATAAAAGAGATGTGGGCCGAGGTGGGCGTCAAGGCGAATATCCAGCCGATAGATGAGAGCGCGATGGAAACGGAGGTCTACTACGCAGCCGCGCACGAGGCCTACATTTGGTACTGGAGTGGAGACATGGACCCGACCTACATTCTCGGGGTCATGACCGAGGACCAATACAAGGGATGGAACGATCCGTATTGGTCCAACGCAACCTATGATCGGCTGTATCTGGAGCAGATGTCACAGGACGGAGCTCAGCGGGTGGCGACCGTGTTCGAGATGGAGAGAATTTGGTACGAATCGTCTGGAATGATAGTTCTCTCCTATCCGTATGGCCTGTACGCGTGGACCGAGCAACATTTCACAGGCTGGGGCGACCCTACAACGCATCCTGGCAGAACAATTGACATATATTTCGGTGCACCCGCCTTGTACATGGAGCTCAAGCCTGTAAGCGGCGGCGGTGTTGGTGGCATCTCTAGCTCAGTCCTTATTGGCGCAGGCGTCGCCGTGGCTGCAATTGGAGCTGCTGTCGTCGCCATGGTGCTCATGAAGAAGCGGAAAGCCGGCGGCGCGGCTGAAGGAGCCCCGCAGAAGGAAGAAAAGAAGACGGGGCTGGAGTGA
- a CDS encoding ABC transporter permease, with protein MLARALLLRRIVNLVILVWAVWTLNFFLFHMLPGDPAQALVGPRIPQEIVDQLKHEFGLDEPLWKQYLVSMTSAAQGNLGYSWFYHRPVMDVVLYRLQFTLLLVGVGTLFTVLIGVRLGIIAGSNRGEPLDVAIVGSSLTFYAMPAFWLGMLLLMTLAADFGLFPLSGAKKIGAIDQSLGEMVVDRLWHMALPVITFVLVSMSEFVLMMRNALVDVLTEDYIITARAKGITPRMIVMSHAVPNALLPTVATTAMFIGWMVTGAIMIEVVFSWPGIGRLTWDALSVRDYPVLQGIFLVVALAMLIANFIVDIIYTYIDPRVRY; from the coding sequence ATGCTAGCAAGGGCACTCCTACTGAGGCGAATTGTCAACCTCGTGATTCTGGTGTGGGCCGTTTGGACTCTGAACTTCTTCCTCTTCCATATGCTGCCCGGAGATCCCGCGCAGGCGCTCGTGGGGCCGCGAATCCCGCAAGAGATCGTTGACCAACTGAAGCACGAATTCGGGCTTGACGAACCTCTCTGGAAACAGTACCTCGTCTCTATGACCTCCGCGGCACAGGGCAATCTGGGATATTCCTGGTTCTACCACAGACCGGTCATGGATGTCGTTCTCTACAGGCTCCAGTTCACTCTTCTGTTGGTGGGCGTCGGAACACTCTTCACGGTCCTGATCGGAGTCCGTCTCGGCATTATTGCAGGTTCCAATAGAGGGGAGCCGCTCGATGTCGCCATCGTGGGATCATCATTGACGTTCTACGCGATGCCTGCGTTCTGGTTGGGGATGTTGCTGCTCATGACTCTGGCTGCGGATTTCGGGCTTTTCCCCCTGAGCGGAGCCAAGAAGATCGGAGCGATCGACCAGAGCTTGGGCGAAATGGTCGTGGACAGGCTCTGGCACATGGCACTTCCGGTCATAACATTCGTCCTTGTCAGCATGTCCGAGTTCGTCCTGATGATGAGAAACGCTCTCGTCGACGTCCTGACCGAGGATTACATCATCACGGCGAGGGCAAAGGGAATCACCCCGAGAATGATAGTCATGAGCCATGCCGTTCCGAACGCGCTCCTTCCGACGGTCGCCACCACTGCGATGTTCATTGGCTGGATGGTTACGGGCGCGATCATGATAGAAGTGGTCTTCTCCTGGCCCGGCATTGGACGCCTTACGTGGGATGCATTAAGCGTCAGGGATTATCCCGTCCTACAGGGAATCTTCCTCGTTGTCGCGCTGGCCATGCTGATTGCCAACTTCATTGTTGACATCATTTACACATACATTGACCCGCGGGTGAGATACTGA
- a CDS encoding ABC transporter permease: MEAAPDVKSIKRSIRAEKWRLKLNRMNNTMKAFRKSTLGMVGLTILLIFVMMAILAEPLYDLGIIDNPNKVIESSDHTRALNPPSSDHLLGTDEKGRDVLSELFFGSRNSLIVGFAAALITMVMGAGIGLFAGSYGRSVDEFLMRTTDLFLVIPWLPFAVILATFLPPENKPSLFKIIIVIGITSWPATARIVRAQVLSIRERSFVERAVAIGSGKMHIMGTHLLPNVFPLVFANAILSVSYAILSEAFLSFFGLSDPTKITWGLMLYNCFNFGGFANKAYWFVLPPGICIIIVVLGFTFVSYALDEIMNPRLRRR, encoded by the coding sequence ATGGAGGCCGCCCCTGACGTGAAGTCCATCAAGCGAAGCATCAGGGCGGAGAAGTGGAGGCTTAAGCTCAACAGAATGAATAACACGATGAAGGCCTTCAGGAAGAGCACCTTAGGCATGGTCGGTCTCACAATCCTGCTCATCTTCGTCATGATGGCGATACTTGCGGAACCGCTGTACGACCTCGGGATCATCGATAACCCCAACAAGGTGATAGAATCCAGCGACCATACCCGCGCCTTGAACCCACCATCATCCGATCATTTGCTGGGAACCGACGAGAAAGGAAGAGACGTTTTGAGTGAACTCTTTTTTGGCTCCAGGAATTCTCTTATCGTTGGTTTCGCTGCAGCGCTGATCACGATGGTTATGGGCGCAGGCATTGGCCTGTTCGCAGGCTCCTACGGAAGGAGTGTCGATGAATTCTTGATGAGGACCACGGATTTGTTCCTCGTCATCCCGTGGCTTCCTTTCGCAGTGATCCTGGCTACTTTCTTGCCGCCAGAGAACAAGCCCTCGCTCTTCAAGATCATCATTGTTATCGGAATCACAAGCTGGCCTGCGACCGCGAGGATCGTGAGGGCACAGGTGCTGTCTATAAGGGAGCGTTCTTTCGTCGAGAGGGCGGTTGCCATTGGCTCAGGAAAGATGCACATCATGGGAACGCATCTGCTGCCAAACGTCTTCCCGCTAGTGTTCGCGAATGCCATCTTAAGCGTTTCCTACGCGATTCTTTCCGAGGCTTTCCTGTCGTTCTTTGGGCTGAGCGACCCGACCAAGATCACATGGGGCCTCATGCTCTACAACTGTTTCAACTTCGGCGGGTTCGCGAACAAGGCCTACTGGTTCGTCCTTCCGCCGGGCATCTGCATAATCATAGTAGTGCTGGGGTTCACATTCGTCAGCTACGCCTTGGACGAGATCATGAATCCGAGGCTGAGAAGAAGGTGA